The genomic region GGACCAGTTCTGCTGGGAGTGGTTCTGTCTCAGCTGGTAAGTCTCAGTCCATCTGCAGCACGGTGCGAAGTTCCGCGAACAGCTCCGGGCGCAGCCGGTGGAGGACCGACCTGCCCAGGCGGCTCTTTTCTAGGAGCCCGGCCTCGGTAAGTTTTTTGAGGTGGTGGGAAACCGTCGGTTGGCTTAGCCCAGAGCGTCGCGTCAGTTCGCTCACGGTCATCGGCTCGCAGCCCTCTTCGGCGAGCCAGGAGAGTAGTTGCAGCCGGCCGGGGTCCGCCAAAACTTTGAACAGGGCCGCGTAACGCGTCGCGTCGTCTGCGGAGAGCAAGCCGGAGCCCAGCGAGCAGCAGTCGAGGCCAGTGACTGCTGTCGTGGCGACAGAATCTTTCATGCTTCCTACCTTTTCATATTGACAGCGATAAATGTGGCTTTTAGTGTTCGTATTGATAATCGTCAATAGATAAGGATTCCAGATGGAAGACACAACCTCTCAGCCAGTAGAGCGCATGTCATTTCTTGACCGCTTCCTGCCGGTGTGGATCATGCTCGCCATGGCGGCGGGCCTCGCCATCGGCCGCGCAGTGCCGGGGCTTTCGGGCGTACTCGAGCGCCTGGAGGTCGGCGGGATCTCGCTGCCGATCGCGCTCGGCCTGCTGGTGATGATGTACCCGCCGTTGGCCAAGGTGCGCTACGACAAGACCCGCGAGATCGCCACCGACAAACGGCTCATGACCGTGTCCATCATCTTGAACTGGATTGTCGGCCCCGCGTTCATGTTCGCGCTCGCCTGGATCTTCCTGCCCAACGAGCCTGAGCTGCGCACCGGCCTGATCATCGTCGGTCTGGCGCGCTGCATCGCCATGGTGCTGGTGTGGTCCGACCTCGCCTGCGCCGACCGGGAAGCCACCGCCGTGCTTGTGGCCATCAACTCGGTGTTCCAGGTGCTCATGTTCGGCGTGCTCGGCTGGTTCTACCTGCAGGTCCTTCCGTCTTGGCTGGGCCTGGAGACCACCTCGGTGGAGTTCTCCTTCTGGGCGATCGTCTCCTCCGTGCTCGTCTTTTTGGGCATCCCGCTGCTGGCCGGGCTGCTGTCCCGCATCATCGGCGAGCGCACCAAGGGCCGCGACTGGTACGAAAACACCTTCCTGCCCCGGATCTCCCCGCTGGCGCTGGTCGGCCTGCTGTACACGATCGTGCTGCTGTTTTCGCTGCAGGGCGACCAGATTCTGTCCAGGCCGTTGACCGTGGCCACGGTGGCGCTGCCGCTGCTGTGCTACTTCGTGGGCATGTTCGCTGTGGCTCTTGTAGTGGCAAAGCTGTCCGGCATGGACTACGCCCAGTCCGCCTCGGTGGCATTCACGGCCGCCGGCAACAACTTCGAGCTCGCCATCGCGGTGGCCATCGGCACCTTCGGCGCCACCTCCGCCCAGGCGCTGGCGGGCACAATCGGCCCGCTCATCGAGATCCCGGTGCTCGTCGGCTTGGTCTACCTCATGCGCGCCATCGGCCCGAAACTGTTCCCCGGTGACCCAACCCTGCCTAACCAAAGGAGCCTTACATGAAGCCCTCAGTCCTGTTCGTCTGCGTCGGCAACGGCGGCAAGTCCCAGATGGCGGCGGCGCTCGCCGAGAAGCACGCTGGTAGCAAGCTCGGCATCCACTCCGCGGGTACCAAACCCGGCACGAAGCTGAACCAGGAATCGGTCGAAGCGATCGCAGAGGCTGGCGCCGACATGTCGCACGGAACGCCCAAACCCATCGATCCGGAACTGCTGCGCAACGTCGATCGCGTCGTGGTGCTCGGCGAAGACGCGCAGGTGGAGATGCCTGACGGCGCCCGCGGCACGCTGGAGCGCTGGCACACCGACGAACCCTCGCACCGCGGCATCGAGGGCATGGAGCGCATGCGCCTGGTGCGCGACGACATTGACGCCCGTGTGCGTTCGCTTATCGACGAGCTAGTAGGAGCCGTACATTAGCTCGCTTGCTGGGTGCGCAATCCATCAATGAACACGTCGACGAGCCAGGCGCGCCTGCCCGCGAACGCTTCCTCC from Corynebacterium fournieri harbors:
- a CDS encoding ArsR/SmtB family transcription factor, with product MKDSVATTAVTGLDCCSLGSGLLSADDATRYAALFKVLADPGRLQLLSWLAEEGCEPMTVSELTRRSGLSQPTVSHHLKKLTEAGLLEKSRLGRSVLHRLRPELFAELRTVLQMD
- the arsB gene encoding ACR3 family arsenite efflux transporter produces the protein MEDTTSQPVERMSFLDRFLPVWIMLAMAAGLAIGRAVPGLSGVLERLEVGGISLPIALGLLVMMYPPLAKVRYDKTREIATDKRLMTVSIILNWIVGPAFMFALAWIFLPNEPELRTGLIIVGLARCIAMVLVWSDLACADREATAVLVAINSVFQVLMFGVLGWFYLQVLPSWLGLETTSVEFSFWAIVSSVLVFLGIPLLAGLLSRIIGERTKGRDWYENTFLPRISPLALVGLLYTIVLLFSLQGDQILSRPLTVATVALPLLCYFVGMFAVALVVAKLSGMDYAQSASVAFTAAGNNFELAIAVAIGTFGATSAQALAGTIGPLIEIPVLVGLVYLMRAIGPKLFPGDPTLPNQRSLT
- a CDS encoding low molecular weight phosphatase family protein, yielding MKPSVLFVCVGNGGKSQMAAALAEKHAGSKLGIHSAGTKPGTKLNQESVEAIAEAGADMSHGTPKPIDPELLRNVDRVVVLGEDAQVEMPDGARGTLERWHTDEPSHRGIEGMERMRLVRDDIDARVRSLIDELVGAVH